The sequence CCAGAGTTTAAAGGAGTTTATTGAAGACATGTTCAACAAGTTACAACATGATGAAATGGAAGAATTAGCTCTAACTTTATGGAATCTGTGCtggagaagaaatgaaaaagtatttaataatattttgattgatCCCAACATAGTTCTACATCGAGTCCATCAAATGCAACATGATCATGCAGAATCCAAAACAATCAACTAGAATCAAAGCAATACATTGAGAAATGGCACATGGGAGACCCTTCCACCAGGTTTTTGCAAAATAAATCGGGATGTGGCAGTTGACAGAATGCATTACAAGATTGGTATTTGTATTGCAGTGAGAGATGAGGAAGGTAATTACTTAGCCACCATGAGAAAGAACCAACTCATTTGTTCTAACCCTTTAATTGCTGAAGTAGTAGGAGCATTAACAACAATAAATTTTGGACTTGATCTAGGAATGAGGAAGGTAGTATTAAGGGGTGATTCCAAAAGAGTAGTAATGGGGATCCAAAAACATGCACAAGATGAAAGCTACTTTGGAATAATCATCTCCGATATAAGATCAAAAATTAGCTCTTTTGATGTTTGTGTTACTAAGAATATCAACAGAGAAGGTAATGCAATAACTCATAAACTTGGTAAAAATGCTTTGATTATATCAGAGTATATAGtggatttggaggaggaaaaatgctattttgtcCACTCTATTTGCTCTCTCATTTTGAcatctcatgtattttaatttttttctttacttaatagttaaggaagtgactattagtgtatttatatattttttatattttttaaaaatgtttaacaatgttaaaaaaatataaaaaaaaaaattgaaaaaaaaacgtTTAAGTAACGGTAACAATGTCTTTAAAACATACATTAAAGACAATGGGTAGTTTCCTCCATGCTCTCATGGTAGAAACTCCCTATTATCTTTAATGtatgttttaagttttatatgaaatgagtttgtttaaaaaaaaaaaaaaaaaaatacatccgGTGGCTTTATGCAAACCAGATTCCTTCATCGCCACATTCTACGTTCCACGTGCAATAGTACTTAAAGAAAGTTGAGAACCACGTGTCAATGATATCATCACTTGTTGTCAACACAGCattgctatctttttttaagtggcagttattttttaaattgatttaacTACTAGTAAccgttttctttcaaaatttcacAAACTGTTATTTCAACAGTAATATACTCTCTTTTAACAGTTATAAAccgtttttcttttaatatatattattcataaatataatttcatatttattagttttttactgctattataaattttttaagatccATTTGGATACAAATATGAGATAAAACTATATcacttatctcatttaattttaactgataattttattattatttataaattatttaaattcatctcatttcactgtTCAAAGCAAACTTTGGATAAAAACTCAAACATGACAATGGGAGTCCAAAACTAAGCACAAAATGGCTAAAAACTTGACACGTAGCAAACCCTCAACAACGTGGCACTCTCAGACATCTCGCCAATGACATCTGTTCCAACTTAATTTCACTTCTCTTCCTTATTAGATAGTACATACCCATTACCAAATCCAACGCAAACCCATCCTCTGAATTAGCACTACTTTGGCAAAATATTCCCATTACATTCTGCAGAACTTCCATCAGATTCATCAAGAACTCATGGGTTCAGAAACTTTCGTAGAAGTAATTCTGGCAATACTTCTACCTCCTGTTGGGGTCTTCCTCCGCTATGGCTGTGAAGTACTAATTCTTCTCTTGCAAACCAGATTTTCATATGATCTGATCATGTGCTTGTTCTTTGATTTCATGAACatgaatttgtttttgaattttgtgaAATGCAGGTGGAGTTTTGGATAGATTTGCTGCTGACAATATTGGGATACATTCCGGGAATCATATATGCCCTTTATGTGTTGGTAGGATAGCATGACATGCCGCATGGTTGATGCAGCAGTACAAGAAGATAAATGTGACATGATCTGCTATTTTGGACGTGATCGATGTTTTCTAGGACTAGGAGCAGTATATGCAGGATGTTCTGAGAGTTGCTTTGATCTCTTTCAAATCATGTGTTGTTTGTTTACAATAAGTGTACTTGAGTCTGCATGGAAGTGTTTATATATGTCTTTCAGTACTCGTTTAGTACCCATATATGTTTTCTGTGTAGTTTGATTAATGgaactacgtacgtacctaGGCATGTATGCAGTCTAGTCAACTGcatggaaatggaaatggaCTCTGAAAACATGTTCTATGGTGCACTCTTTTCATGCCAATCTTTATTCTTTTGTCAAGAGCACATGCGGCGCCCCCGACCCCTGCCTTTGCGACGTCAGGATGTTGCCCGCATGCACGGACATACAACCTTTGCGCAATGGCGCGCACACGCTAAAGAATGAATGAACAATTAATTTGCAgcgaaaaatataaaagaacaGTCAtcacttttcattattttattattattatttttatcaatttttcacTACTaatcactattattcaatatttgatcattattttttcattattatttacaaaatacctcactacccaaacgcaacctaagatAATCTCGTGACTCAACTATAATCAAACAACGCCATAGAATTCATGACTCAACTATAATAAGAACAACGCCATGATCATCCTAatgattaaattataataaaaacttATAGGCAGCTAATTATCTTAGTGAATCGGGATTTTGATCCAACACAATCTGCCAAAAGTAGTGATGTTATGTTAGAGATTCCAGCTACATACATGAGTGAAAACAGCATGGAGAGGCTCCTTAAACAACGCAATCACAAATTAGTCTAAAAAGATTCAAAAACGCGTGGTTTTCTCTTTTGGCACGACGAGCTGGGGCGCCTAAATTGCTGGCTTTTTCTCTCAGCATGTGATCAAGTGGAAAGGTCTAGTCAATAAAGATATTGATGGGGATAAAGTTGGTCAATGGGCTTGTTCATAAACCCATCACCACTGGCAAGCCCACCTTTTCTTACTTTACAAACACTAATATTTTCCTCCATACTTTCTCAATTTGATTTATagttaaaaacattttattgacTTAATTATCGAAGTGTCACAAGGTATTATTGATTAATTACAGTACAAGTTCTCTCATTTTGTAGAGAGTTTGATGCCAACTTGATTGTTTACTGCAGATGATTTGAGTTACTTTTAGACATCATCATCAAATATCAATGTGCACGTATCTTGTTATTCGACCAATGCGTTATGCtatgcatcagttactattcactcccacACTCAATACCTAACaactttttttacattttttcataagatatgtGGTATGtaaagtgaatagtgactgatgagaagaattattcttCGGCCAATATCTTTCTTCATTATTAAAATCTTgctaaaatatttagaattggTTATAGAATTCAATCCGAACACTACAAAAAGACTTTGGgggttttctttttgcttcacCCAAAgccttcttttttgtttgttctaTATGACTTCAGTGGCCTACACAATGTCTATCAACTCCTCATCTTCCTCCACAAAGCACTTCTGCAACACCCTTGGAGGGTAAAGCACAATAATTTGTTCCATACTTGAAGGGGCAAAAgcttttcagttattttgatgGGGCCAATCCTTGCCTTTTCCATTTTATTCCAAAAACAATCACTATCTCTCTAAATTTAAGTCCTTCCCAACCCTAAAAGATGGTATTTAGTTTTAGCGAAACTCAGTTAAAATTGAAATACTCTCGTATTTAGAATACGTGACTTAATCCAGTCTTTAATATTGGTAAAATTAAATACTCAGAATTCAATAATTAAGGCAAATTATGATTAAGCTTATTTTTTCCGAATTTAAATTCTCTTTAATTTATGTGGAATGAGAGTGGTATAAGTAGGGATGCCATTTTAGCAAGTCATCTTGATACTATTGTACTGTGGAATGATCTTTAATTTAGCAAGTCATTTAGAACAGCATAAATGCAATTTGCATGATTGGATATCAAGGTTTTAAAACCAACTACTATATAAAGATCATTTTTCATGTCTCTCACTAACAAGCATAGagtgttttacatttttcagaATTCTTCAAAGAGTTTCACTTTGTTAGCAATTATGTgctctttcttgttttaaatttattattttgttcacGAAACGCGTATAATCTAATTGATTAAAAGctaatacaatttttaaatatcttaatCTATCATACACCTATTTAGCCCCGAACGCATATGATATATTGAAGAGGGATTGAATGTCATATTCATGGTAGTTTCTCTCGAAGAAGTTCGAGGAAAAACttcaatatgcaaaattaaaaataaggattgaaatattctaacttcgagaaaatcaatatatatatatatataattatatatatgtacgagTTAGAGACTTTTTAAGTAGTTCTAGTTCTATGTCAAACTAAAATGAAATGTTGACTTGTAGATTCTCTAGAAATTTATGAACTTTCTCTCGCTCGACCTAGAAAAGTAAAATCTATTGATTTGAAGACAATGCAAGAAGATGTCAATGACTTCTTTAACGAGGGAATTGTTGAATATATGATGAGGGCTTTGTTGATATAGCCAAGAGGTTTAGGAAATTTCCCCAACCTAGGAAGGAAAATCTGAAGAATAAGATTTTCAAGAATATAGAAAGATCAAATGGTGACTTTAGTGTACTCTCACGAGGCAGGAAGGAGAAAAGTATGAATTATTTCTATTCTCGAGTCGGTAGGTAAAGcacattatttatattatttaaataataagatttgatttataaaatttaaattttaaaaattatattataaataaaattatactgCATAAGCAGtgttgtgtaaaaattttagagtaaaaattatctatatatatggaaggaAAAGCTATAACAAAACCTTTTGAAGAATAACTACTACTAAAAAGATTAATGATATTGAACTTCaacattattcataaaaaaaagttgacaaAAAGGAGATAAACTCtcaatatttcttataatttactaaaaattgaagttgaaaaaaataataaattctcagTTATCAATATACAATACACAATTTTGTgctattattttaaataaggatTCAATatcgtttgtttttgtaaataagAGAATATGcgtttatattaaaattaaaaattgaataaaatattattagaatatattattttaatattatttttattttaaagaattatataatatatagattttttttaaatcttagtAATTTTTTGTATGTTGAAAATTGCCGtaagttttttctatttttaccAGAAATAGAAATCTATTCCACGTTCGTTGCTTCAACGCCATTGCGCTCTCTCTCTTGAAAGTTTTAACTCCATATCCCAAAGTCCTCTATCTGTCTTTCTCAGTCCAAACTTCTTACCAACacaagcctctctctctctctctctctctctctctctctcatcttcaaTGTCAGTCCCAGCAGCCCTGCACCCATGCTAGGGCTGCGCCACAGCAGCGCAGTTCGATCCCCCCGAGCTCTAGAACTCGACGAGAAATGGTGTTCAAGGGCCGgttcttctcctcctccaagAAATCCGACTCCTCCAGCGCCGACGGATCCAATTCCAACTCCCCCCGATCCCTTGCTACCAACTCCAACTCACCCTCCCGATCCGATAAGAAGAAGCCCAAAGCTGcttccaccacctcctccaAAGACAACCCCTCCGGTACCAGAACTCAATTTAAAGATGGAGCCCAGAAGAAAGATTCTAAAGGCAAAGAAACTGTCACACCAAGTCAAACCCCGTCAAAGCCCGGCTCTAATCTTGGTTCCGGTTCCGGGTCGAGGACCAAGAAGGAGGTCATACCGGCGGAGGCTCCGTCGACGGTGTCTCCGATTCTGGCGTCGTCCCTGGGATTGAATAGGATCAAGACGCGATCGGGACCGTTGCCGCAGGAGAGCTTCTTCGGGTTTAGAAGCAGTGACAAGGGCTCCGCTCTTGGCGCCAGCAATTTATCGAGGCACGTCAAAGTCGATACCGGGTCTGGTTCGGGCTCGGGTTCTGGAACTGGGGGGAAGAAGGAGGCCGTTGGTCCGAGTAGGATGCTGGGGTTCCAAGAACATTGGGTTGACAATGGGAGCAACTCGGACAGTATGTCCACTGGGAGTGCGCAGTCTAAAGACCAGAGTCCTAATGTGATTGCGCGCTCATGTTTACAGAATGGGGAGTCTTCCTCTCAACCAGGTATAgtttcttttggtttatttaattgtttgaaCAATGAAGCGGTAATTGCTGGTTATGCACAATTGTACATCAAAGTGAATAACGTGACCTTGAGATTGTTGTTCGTATTATCAATTGTGACTGACCGGACTTTTCATATGTGTGCAGTTATCTGTTTGTTCTTTCATtcttcaattaaatttttatttcataggATTTTGCATGCCAGCACATACTGGTGAAATTGTTACTTTTTTGTTCATGTTAGGTTGAGAATTTAGCATTTTGGTAGTTGAAGAAAGATCATCTACGTTTTATGTTTAGTAAAAAATTCAGAATTATGGTGGAGAAGGAAGTTGATTAAAAGAAGTCTATAAGATGACCTATATGCAGTCAGTTTGTAAAATCAAGCGCCTGTCCAACAGCTAACTTAACTGATGCTGTTAAAACTATTGAATTTGGGGCTTCTTAATCAACACATTGAGTTAATCCCAGCAGTCTGCCGTCTTCTCCTATTTATCCATTCTCTCCCTGTCCATTATTGGGGCCtaacatgaaaatatgaaattgtAACAGAAGTTGATTATGAGCATTGGCTCGGTCCATGTAGAAGTAGATGTTAGAACTGCTATGATAACATGTTATATTTGAAGTAGACATGGATAAGTGGATTTATATCATCATAGTTTCTGATTCCTATTTTTTTCTGGTGTATGCTTCACATGCAAatgtttccttttttctttctgttattGACTGCTTTATTAATCTTGTCTTAAATgatcaactcgttttgacccgaacccatttatatcaaatctaAATCTGCTAATTTCGTGTCTTGTTTGTGTTGGATTCActggtcgtgtcacatattgccatcCCTACTCCATCAAGTAAAGCCGTAGACCATATGACAATGATTCGCCACACAAGTCTCCTTATTGCTAGTGATTTTGAACAACTTGGGGAAGGTGTGTATCAATGATTGATCTCTACACCACGCATCATGCCAAAAGCAAATCTTGGACTTGTCACCCATCAAAATCTAGTGGGGTGGGAAAAAACCTCCAAcccctccaaatattcttcctaAGACCGGCCCCAAAAGACCCATTTGCCCCAAAAGACCCATTTGCCTTGTTTGAATAACAACTGCCTCCCAAGCTTATGTACTTTATATGATAAGAGGCTCTCTCTTTCGTAGGCATAATTAGGTTTCTTACTCCTAACCTTCCGTCTGCAACAGGCGAACCCACCTCAGACCATTTCAGATGATGGAGTTTATGTTCCTCCCCATACCTCCATAAAAAATATCGTTGTAGTTTCTCAAGTCTATTGGAAAATCCTATAGGAAGTGGAAATGGGGGCTATATTAGGTATACAAACTTgatgttgtgtttttttttcaacgTACTTCTACCACCCTTTGATAGGTACAATTGCTTCCGACCAGCCAAATGCCGTTCCATCTtcttgataccatttgtaacaacCAAagaaaggcccaagccacatctagcCCTACACTTCAAAAGGACTAATCAACTTCACGGTTGCTTTTTGAATCATTATAAAAGTCTCGAACTTCTTCCTACCAAGCAATGTGAGGTCCTATTCGCCGCCTTCTTATATACAATTTGGTTATTATAGATGCATCAAATGATCCAAACACCCCATTTCTCTCAAAATCTGCATCTTTCCGACAAATAGATGGAGAATCCTCATTTCACATGATCCTAGGCCCTCTTGATATCCAATTTACCAAGAACTTTAGGTGGTCTTGACCTCAACCTACTATCAAGGCATTGGCAATTATAActgagtcaagaatttgtcttccATTGATAACAACATTTTAAGAATTGGATATAATGTTtaccaataataaaaaaaagaattagatatAATGTTTGATTGCATTGATCTCAATCTGTTTGCCAAAACTTTAGCCATAATTTTGTAGACACTAACCTACTAGGCTAATAGGCTTGAAATCCTTCACATCAATCTTGGAATAAGGGCAATAAATGAAGCATTAAGAAATTTCTCAAAGTTGtcttttgaattaaatttgTGAAATCCCATCATCACGTCTTCCTCCTAAACATCCCAACAAGCTTGGAGAAAATCCATGGAATAATCATCCAATCCTTGTGTCTTATTCCATTAAATTCTTTCACAACCTCTCCCACCTCTCTATCCTAAAAAGGTTTTGTCTAGCCATAGAGCCTTGGCCTCTTCAAGAGACAAAAGAAAGTTCATCCAACTTAGGCGTCTGATTAAAGTTGTTCATTGGGGTGAGCCATATAAACAAGACGTTCTGGGTTTGAAACTTTGCATTCACACTCTTGAGGCCATCGGACCAGGAGAATTTTCTCTTgaaattacccgaggtgcacttgaaGGAAATTCCTTGTTAAGGGCCTGTGCATCCCCGGGATTAGTTAGGACTTTGTCTCAGACACCCGGCctcaataaaaaaagtaataattcaCTCTATGAGCGAAATGCACAATATGATACCTAATTGCCAAAGGATTGGAAGAAACAATTCCAtgaaatgtgatttttatgtaTTCTCGGGATCgttatcatttgttttttgcatATGCTTCACATGTAAATGTGATCTGAATATATTCTATGGGAATTTATCCttgtattgaaaaaaataggaaaagttCTACATTGTTTGTGCTTTCCAGGTGTTTTTCTTCcccattcatcataataaaaTGGACTTTGTGAGAGGAATGATGATGGATTGGATATATGGGATGGAGACTAATGGAAGACAACTATGACAATGATAATGGTGTTAGAATGtagtattttccaaaataacatttaaaatttagttcatCAAACCTCATTTATGGTTGAGGAAAACCATGAATACATCAAAGGAGCTATGCAAAACAACAAGGCATAAAAACTAAGCAagcaaagaaaaacaacttgTGAATTTGAGAAAAACCAGCACTTGCTGGTGCCAAAAACTGGGGAGACCTGATCCATCAAGGACAAAACAACCTACTGGAAACTTTGGAAGCTGTGAagtaaaagataaaacaaatatataaccCAGAAGACCACAATTTGCTTGGCCATCCGCATGGCCATAGCTTGCTCTATTTACATGAATAATCTCAAAGCATACTTTTAATGAAAGGACAAATACCTTTCCACTGATCATGATATTTCCAGGGGGCCAGCAAACTGATTTTAAGTTAATTCACTGCAAGCAATGAATCAGTTTCAACCACAAGGTTCAGTATATTCAGTTGATTACAAAGCAAAAGTCCATATTTCTGAGCAGACACGTGAGCGAAAAATATTGGTGCCAACTCCCAAGAaacatcaaaatttaaaaatgatggaACTAGAATGAGATCATGATATTCCCTAACATCCCATACTTGGGCACTTGCCTATTctcatgatcaataaaatattgtttattgataaaaacaataatattcctTAAGAGCCAGAAGCACCAGGATTACCTTTGGAGGTGCCATCTAAACTAAATTTTACTTGAACAAGAGCAGGGGGAGTCCACTTGATAAGAACAGGCTTTCTAATTGTCAGCTTAAGGAAGGAACATGAAGAGCATCGAAAGCATAACAGTATGCTTTGCAACAATTGAGCTAGGCTTAAGAAAGAGATTTAATTCATACATCCGCTTAAAGACCTTTCAGATAATAAAATCTGGAGTAGTAATATCATCATACCTGGCAGTGTTTCTGGCAAGCCATAATTCCTAAACAATGAGATATGGAGTGACCCGAGCAAGAAACCTACCTCGATCTGATCCAGCAAAAAAAGACAACCAGGAAATAAGCTTATCCTTCCAGCTAAGAGAGACAGTGTGGATTGCCaaaaaaagatgagaagaaTTGCTTGACCCCAGCAGGAAGAGACTTCTCTTAAAAGAACTTCGGAAAGAGTTTTTGTATACTAATACCCTTGAGAGCAGTGGCCACATTTCAAAACAATAGGAACATCATATTGTTGGATTCTCTCATCAACAAGGATGCCATTATTTCATAGTTTCCAAGTGAAAACCGAAATTTTAAGATGCAAGAAAACATTCCCGATAGAAGAAGAGAACTGATATATAGGAGCCTTCACTCTTAAGAGATTCCATGCAAATTTAGTGCTGAAGGAACCATCGTTGGTATGGTTCCAAACCTGAGAATCCTGTCCACCATGAGTTTAAGTTGAAACTTGGAAACTTCATTAACAAgtatatgatcatgatcaccGAGAATGGAAAGTTGAggaagtctcaaaccaaaattcAATAGCACATCCTTTAAGAGTATATGAGAAGAAACAACTGGAAAACAAGAAGCTGAGTTTCTTTGCTTTCTTTCATCACACTaattggaaaaaggaaaagtcaAAGCAACAGACCAGTAGTCCCATTATCTAccttttgagaaattttttgagAAGGTTCCTTTCTAAATAAAGAGCCGTTCCTAGCCAAATTATCAAGCCCGAAGCTGATAGAACCAAATCGAACATTCCATTGATTATCTTGCTGAGTGGTAGGTAAAAACTTACAAATGGATTTCCAATGGGTGACTGAAGGGACTTTGAAACAAAATTGTCGATGGAAGTGACATTTCTCAAGTAGTTTTGAGTCATGAAAACAGGCCAAGATGAGAGAGAATCTACCACTCTCGGTGACTCTCTTGCCAACTCTACAATGTAGAGCTTTAACTGCTTCAGGCAGATCCCTAATGTCTAATTCACCCTCCTGAGTTTGTTTACAGTTGTCAGGTTGTGATAATATATGATGTGTCTAGTGCAATCACTACAAATTTCTTGGGCATTTTGATCTCTGCTTCCCAAATCTTCCCTCTCTTGTTGTGTTGTGTGTACACTTAACTGCTTTTGATACTTTGAATCACCTTGCAGGACGATATGGGTCATCGTGGGGTCACTCTAGAGGCTTAAGAAGTTCAGATGTTTGTACAACAGAGGTAGCTGTGAAAAGATTTAATTGATGATAACCATGCACTTATATCTGACTTAgtggttttatttctttttccgtTACTTACCTTTTAAATGTAGTTGATGACTTGAGTTGTCATTTCTAGACTGCATATGATTGTGACAACCCAAAGGAGTCTGAGTCTCCCCGTTTTCAAGCTATACTACGTCTCACAAGTGCACCTAGAAAGAAGCCTACTGATATTAAAAGTTTTTCTCATGAACTAAACTCCAAAGGCGTCAGGCCTTTCCCATTTTGGAAGTCTCGAGGCTTAAACAACTTGGAGGTACTTGAGTTTTATTTCATCAGACAATAAATGTGTTTAGAAGTTTCATTTGTTCTCAATTTCCTTGCTGTTTCATGCAGGAAATATTGGTCGTCATACGTGCAAAATTTGacaaagcaaaagaagaagTGAACTCTGATTTGGCTGTTTTTGCAGCAGATCTGATCGgaattcttgaaaaaaatgcAGATAGTCATCCTGAGTGGCAGGAAACTATTGAGGACTTGCTGGTTTTGGCTCGGAGTTGTGCTATGACATCTCCTGGGGAGTTTTGGCTTCAGTGTGAAGGCATAGTTCAGGAATTGGATGATAGGCGTCAAGAACTTCTGCCAGGCATGCTGAAGCAGCTTCATACCCGAATGCTTTTCATTCTTACAAGGTGTACCAGATTGTTGCAGTTCCATAAAGAGAGCTTGGCTGAGGATGAACATGTTTTCCAGCTTCGTCAACCTACAATCCCGAATTCTGCAGAAAAACGAATTCCTCCCGGCATGGGAAGGGAGTCCAAAAGTTCTAGTGTTGCAAAGGCCTCAAATGCAGCTTCAGCTAGGAAATCTTACAGTCAGGAGCAGCATAGCTTGGATTGGAAAAGAGACCATGTTATTCAACCAGGAAATTTTCTCTCACCTCCTGCAGATGATGCTTTAAAAAACTTGGAGTCTCCCTTAGTCAGGGATAAGATGGCTTCTTGGAAGAAACTCCCATCTCCACCAGGAAAAAACATGAAAGATACTGTTCTGTTGAAGGAGCAGCATGAGAGTAAGGTTGAAACATTGATGAAGGTAAATAGCAGGAGAGCCACTTCTGACACAGATTTGGCTGTAGCTAAGCCTCCTGAGCTTCCTCCTGCAAAAGATTCCCAAGAACATTCCTCCAAGCACCAACACAGAATTTCTTGGGGTTATGGGGGAGATCAGCAACATATATCTGATGAAACTTCAATTATATGTCGCATTTGTGAGGAGGAGGTCCCCACTTTAAACGTGGAAGGTCATTCAAGAATTTGTGCTATTGCTGATCGATGTGATCAGAAAGGTCTACGTGTCAACGAGCGTCTTGTCAGTATTTCTGAAGCTCTTGAGAAAATGACAGAATCATTTGCTCAGAAGGATGTTCAACATGTAGTGGAAAGTCCAGATGTTGCAAAAGTATCAAATTCGAGTGTGACAGAAGAATCTGATATTCTTTCTCCAAAACTCAGTGATTGGTCTCGAAGAGGCTCAGAGGACATGCTTGATTGTTTTCCGGAAGCTGATAATTCAGTGTTTATGGATGATTTGAAAGGTTTACCTTCCATGACATGTAAAACTCGCTTTGGTCCAAAATCCGATCAAGGAATGACAACGTCATCTGCTGGCAGTATGACTCCCCGGTCTCCATTATTGACACCAAGGAGCAGTCAGATTGACTTGCTCTTGGCAGGAAAGGGTGCCTACTCGGAGCATGATGATGTTCCACAGGTACTTCCTTTGTCTTCTTTAGTTCTCTGATGGGGAGTTGCAACACCACTtatgacaataaataaacatatatgtGACTATAATGCCAATTAAATTGTATGAGGTGGTGGCTGAGTTGTGAGTTCAAGTGCTGCTAGATGTGTAagttaggcctcatttgttttcacatatgagataagatgagttgagataaaagttgaataaaatattgttagaatatattttttaatattatttttgttttggaatttgaaaaaattgaattatttatttgattgtgTAGGAATTTGGGAAAATTgcaatgattaaatgagatgagatgagatgagttgtgaaaacaaacgaggccttagttaCCAAgccagaaattaaaaaaatatatatatctcattgtAGTATCAGTTTGAGTTTTCAAACTTAAACTGTCTACTTTGTAGGATATCACTTTCAATAGGAGAAAGTAATCTAATTAGATTAATTAAGGAACTTATCATATTAACAATGCTCTTTGTTAAATCTGCTAAAGGTGCTTTAGGACTACTCAAGTGGTGCTGATCCTAGGGGTGAAAGATTTTTGGTCCGGACCGAAAACACCAAcaagaccggaccggaccggaccggaccgaaaatcAAGTTGGTTGGTCTCGGTCCATGG comes from Juglans microcarpa x Juglans regia isolate MS1-56 chromosome 8S, Jm3101_v1.0, whole genome shotgun sequence and encodes:
- the LOC121244696 gene encoding probable serine/threonine protein kinase IREH1 isoform X1; amino-acid sequence: MVFKGRFFSSSKKSDSSSADGSNSNSPRSLATNSNSPSRSDKKKPKAASTTSSKDNPSGTRTQFKDGAQKKDSKGKETVTPSQTPSKPGSNLGSGSGSRTKKEVIPAEAPSTVSPILASSLGLNRIKTRSGPLPQESFFGFRSSDKGSALGASNLSRHVKVDTGSGSGSGSGTGGKKEAVGPSRMLGFQEHWVDNGSNSDSMSTGSAQSKDQSPNVIARSCLQNGESSSQPGRYGSSWGHSRGLRSSDVCTTETAYDCDNPKESESPRFQAILRLTSAPRKKPTDIKSFSHELNSKGVRPFPFWKSRGLNNLEEILVVIRAKFDKAKEEVNSDLAVFAADLIGILEKNADSHPEWQETIEDLLVLARSCAMTSPGEFWLQCEGIVQELDDRRQELLPGMLKQLHTRMLFILTRCTRLLQFHKESLAEDEHVFQLRQPTIPNSAEKRIPPGMGRESKSSSVAKASNAASARKSYSQEQHSLDWKRDHVIQPGNFLSPPADDALKNLESPLVRDKMASWKKLPSPPGKNMKDTVLLKEQHESKVETLMKVNSRRATSDTDLAVAKPPELPPAKDSQEHSSKHQHRISWGYGGDQQHISDETSIICRICEEEVPTLNVEGHSRICAIADRCDQKGLRVNERLVSISEALEKMTESFAQKDVQHVVESPDVAKVSNSSVTEESDILSPKLSDWSRRGSEDMLDCFPEADNSVFMDDLKGLPSMTCKTRFGPKSDQGMTTSSAGSMTPRSPLLTPRSSQIDLLLAGKGAYSEHDDVPQMNELADIARCVANTPLDDDRSMPYLLSCLEDLRIVIERRKFDALTVETFGARIEKLIREKYLQLCEMVDDEKIDITSTIIDEDAPLEDDVVRSLRTSPIHSSKDRTSIDDFEIIKPISRGAFGRVFLAKKRTTGDLFAIKVLKKADMIRKNAVESILAERDILISVRNPFVVRFFYSFTCRDNLYLVMEYLNGGDLYSILRNLGCLDEDVARVYIAEVVLALEYLHSLRVVHRDLKPDNLLIAHDGHIKLTDFGLSKVGLINSTDDLSGPAVSGTSLLVEDEPKLSVSEHQRERRKKRSAVGTPDYLAPEILLGTGHGATADWWSVGVILFELVVGIPPFNAEHPQTIFDNILNRNIPWPRVPEEMSPEAQDIIDRLLTEDPDQRLGARGASEVKQHVFFKNINWDTLARQKAAFVPSSESALDTSYFTSRYTWNPSDYHAYPASEEDSSDDDSISGSSSCLSHRQDEVGDECVGLTEFESGSSVNYSFSNFSFKNLSQLASINYDLLSKGFKDEHPTNPNA